One region of Streptomyces capillispiralis genomic DNA includes:
- a CDS encoding carbohydrate ABC transporter permease gives MTVAIDRATGKRSGDRAPRPGPASRLKRSFDKHWYAYVMIAPVAVVLGVLVLYPLAYGFYLTLTDANSLNSARTIGVNEIEATYKFIGLDNYADILWGETAYDRFWSHFVWTIVWTAACVALHYGIGLGLALLLNQKLRGRTLYRLVLVLPWAVPTFVTVFGWRFMLADAGIINSGLDALGLPTPLWLEDTFWQRFAAIMVNTWCGVPFMMVSLLGGLQSIDASLYEAAEMDGATAWQRFRHVTLPGLRSVSSTVVLLGIIWTFNQFAVIFLLFGNTAPDAQILVTWAYQLGFGQQPRDFAQSAAYGMLLLAILIVFTSFYRRWLNRNEQQLAI, from the coding sequence ATGACAGTCGCCATCGACCGCGCCACCGGCAAGCGCAGCGGTGACCGCGCGCCCCGGCCGGGGCCGGCCAGCCGCCTGAAGCGCAGTTTCGACAAGCACTGGTACGCCTACGTCATGATCGCGCCGGTGGCCGTCGTGCTCGGCGTCCTCGTGCTGTACCCCCTGGCGTACGGCTTCTACCTCACCCTCACCGACGCCAACAGCCTCAACTCGGCCCGCACCATCGGCGTCAACGAGATCGAGGCCACCTACAAGTTCATCGGCCTGGACAACTACGCCGACATCCTGTGGGGCGAGACCGCCTACGACCGCTTCTGGTCGCACTTCGTCTGGACGATCGTGTGGACGGCCGCCTGTGTCGCCCTGCACTACGGCATCGGCCTGGGCCTGGCCCTGCTGCTCAACCAGAAGCTGCGCGGCCGCACCCTGTACCGGCTGGTCCTGGTCCTGCCGTGGGCCGTGCCGACCTTCGTCACCGTCTTCGGCTGGCGCTTCATGCTCGCCGACGCCGGCATCATCAACTCCGGCCTGGACGCGCTCGGCCTGCCGACGCCGCTGTGGCTGGAGGACACCTTCTGGCAGCGGTTCGCCGCGATCATGGTCAACACCTGGTGCGGTGTGCCCTTCATGATGGTCTCCCTGCTCGGCGGCCTGCAGTCCATCGACGCCAGCCTCTACGAGGCGGCCGAGATGGACGGCGCCACCGCCTGGCAGCGGTTCCGCCACGTCACCCTGCCCGGTCTGCGCTCGGTCAGCTCCACCGTGGTCCTGCTCGGCATCATCTGGACGTTCAACCAGTTCGCCGTGATCTTCCTGCTGTTCGGCAACACCGCGCCGGACGCGCAGATCCTCGTGACCTGGGCCTACCAGCTCGGCTTCGGACAGCAGCCGCGCGACTTCGCGCAGTCCGCCGCCTACGGCATGCTGCTGCTGGCCATCCTGATCGTCTTCACCTCCTTCTACCGCCGCTGGCTGAACCGCAATGAGCAGCAGCTCGCGATCTGA